A window from Electrophorus electricus isolate fEleEle1 chromosome 7, fEleEle1.pri, whole genome shotgun sequence encodes these proteins:
- the celf2 gene encoding CUGBP Elav-like family member 2 isoform X18, which translates to MLEHSSERGFVPGVCVDSMRYPSATSNPMTAPSSEEPLLSNGTAGKMNGALEHSDQPDPDAIKMFVGQIPRSWSEKELKELFEPYGAVYQINILRDRSQNPPQSKGCCFVTFYTRKAALEAQNALHNIKTLTGMHHPIQMKPADSEKSNAVEDRKLFIGMVSKKCNENDIRVMFSAFGQIEECRILRGPDGLSRGCAFVTFSTRAMAQNAIKAMHQSQTMEGCSSPMVVKFADTQKDKEQRRLQQQLAQQMQQLNSASAWGSLTGLTGLTPQYLALLQQATSSSNLGAFSGIQQMAAGSTANSSAGAMSSLGSLGTLQGLAGATVGLNNINALAGSVNSMAALNGGLGSSALSNGSAGPMDALTQAYSGIQQYAAAALPTLYSQSLLQQQSAAGSQKEGPEGANLFIYHLPQEFGDQDILQMFMPFGNVVSAKVFIDKQTNLSKCFGFVSYDNPVSAQAAIQAMNGFQIGMKRLKVQLKRSKNDSKPY; encoded by the exons CAACGGCACAGCTGGGAAGATGAACGGAGCGCTGGAACACTCGGACCAGCCCGATCCGGATGCCATTAAGATGTTTGTGGGCCAGATCCCGCGGTCCTGGTCCgagaaggagctgaaggagcTATTTGAGCCTTACGGAGCTGTTTACCAGATCAATATACTGAGAGACCGCAGCCAAAACCCACCGCAGAGTAaag GGTGCTGTTTTGTCACGTTCTACACACGGAAAGCGGCCCTGGAGGCCCAGAATGCACTGCACAACATAAAGACCTTAACTGGG ATGCACCACCCCATTCAGATGAAGCCTGCAGACAGTGAGAAATCAAATG CGGTGGAGGACAGGAAGCTCTTCATCGGCATGGTGTCTAAGAAGTGTAACGAGAATGATATCCGGGTCATGTTCTCTGCTTTCGGCCAGATCGAGGAGTGCCGCATCCTGAGAGGACCAGATGGACTCAGCCGAG GGTGTGCGTTTGTCACGTTTTCTACCAGGGCTATGGCACAGAATGCAATCAAAGCCATGCATCAGTCTCAGACCATGGAG ggctgCTCTTCCCCCATGGTGGTGAAGTTTGCTGACACACAGAAGGATAAGGAGCAGCGGCGTCTGCAGCAGCAGCTAGCCCAGCAGATGCAGCAGCTCAACAGCGCCTCCGCCTGGGGCAGCCTCACCGGCCTCACCGGCCTCACCCCGCAGTATCTGGCA CTGCTACAGCAGGCCACCTCTTCCAGTAACCTGGGAGCGTTCAGTGGTATCCAGCAGATGGCAG CAGGGTCCACGGCTAACTCCAGCGCGGGGGCCATGAGCTCTCTGGGGTCCCTGGGCACACTGCAGGGACTGGCAGGGGCCACCGTGGGCCTCAACAACATCAACGCACTAGCAGGTAGCGTCAACA GTATGGCTGCCCTGAACGGAGGGTTGGGCAGCAGTGCGCTGAGTAACGGCTCGGCCGGGCCCATGGACGCGCTCACACAGGCTTACTCAGGGATCCAGCAGTACGCTGCCGCCGCGCTGCCCACCCTGTACAGCCAGTCCCTGCTGCAGCAACAGAGTGCAGCGGGCAGCCAGAAAGAGG gacCAGAAGGGGCCAACCTTTTCATCTACCACCTGCCACAGGAGTTTGGAGACCAGGACATTCTGCAGATGTTCATGCCTTTTGGAAATGTAGTGTCAGCCAAAGTGTTCATCGACAAACAGACCAATCTGAGCAAGTGCTTCG gTTTCGTCAGTTATGACAATCCCGTTTCCGCACAGGCAGCGATCCAGGCCATGAACGGCTTTCAGATTGGCATGAAGCGCCTAAAGGTGCAGCTGAAACGCTCCAAGAACGACAGCAAGCCCTACTGA
- the celf2 gene encoding CUGBP Elav-like family member 2 isoform X19, whose product MLEHSSERGFVPGVCVDSMRYPSATSNPMTAPSSEEPLLSNGTAGKMNGALEHSDQPDPDAIKMFVGQIPRSWSEKELKELFEPYGAVYQINILRDRSQNPPQSKGCCFVTFYTRKAALEAQNALHNIKTLTGMHHPIQMKPADSEKSNAVEDRKLFIGMVSKKCNENDIRVMFSAFGQIEECRILRGPDGLSRGCAFVTFSTRAMAQNAIKAMHQSQTMEGCSSPMVVKFADTQKDKEQRRLQQQLAQQMQQLNSASAWGSLTGLTGLTPQYLALLQQATSSSNLGAFSGIQQMAAGSTANSSAGAMSSLGSLGTLQGLAGATVGLNNINALAGMAALNGGLGSSALSNGSAGPMDALTQAYSGIQQYAAAALPTLYSQSLLQQQSAAGSQKEGPEGANLFIYHLPQEFGDQDILQMFMPFGNVVSAKVFIDKQTNLSKCFGFVSYDNPVSAQAAIQAMNGFQIGMKRLKVQLKRSKNDSKPY is encoded by the exons CAACGGCACAGCTGGGAAGATGAACGGAGCGCTGGAACACTCGGACCAGCCCGATCCGGATGCCATTAAGATGTTTGTGGGCCAGATCCCGCGGTCCTGGTCCgagaaggagctgaaggagcTATTTGAGCCTTACGGAGCTGTTTACCAGATCAATATACTGAGAGACCGCAGCCAAAACCCACCGCAGAGTAaag GGTGCTGTTTTGTCACGTTCTACACACGGAAAGCGGCCCTGGAGGCCCAGAATGCACTGCACAACATAAAGACCTTAACTGGG ATGCACCACCCCATTCAGATGAAGCCTGCAGACAGTGAGAAATCAAATG CGGTGGAGGACAGGAAGCTCTTCATCGGCATGGTGTCTAAGAAGTGTAACGAGAATGATATCCGGGTCATGTTCTCTGCTTTCGGCCAGATCGAGGAGTGCCGCATCCTGAGAGGACCAGATGGACTCAGCCGAG GGTGTGCGTTTGTCACGTTTTCTACCAGGGCTATGGCACAGAATGCAATCAAAGCCATGCATCAGTCTCAGACCATGGAG ggctgCTCTTCCCCCATGGTGGTGAAGTTTGCTGACACACAGAAGGATAAGGAGCAGCGGCGTCTGCAGCAGCAGCTAGCCCAGCAGATGCAGCAGCTCAACAGCGCCTCCGCCTGGGGCAGCCTCACCGGCCTCACCGGCCTCACCCCGCAGTATCTGGCA CTGCTACAGCAGGCCACCTCTTCCAGTAACCTGGGAGCGTTCAGTGGTATCCAGCAGATGGCAG CAGGGTCCACGGCTAACTCCAGCGCGGGGGCCATGAGCTCTCTGGGGTCCCTGGGCACACTGCAGGGACTGGCAGGGGCCACCGTGGGCCTCAACAACATCAACGCACTAGCAG GTATGGCTGCCCTGAACGGAGGGTTGGGCAGCAGTGCGCTGAGTAACGGCTCGGCCGGGCCCATGGACGCGCTCACACAGGCTTACTCAGGGATCCAGCAGTACGCTGCCGCCGCGCTGCCCACCCTGTACAGCCAGTCCCTGCTGCAGCAACAGAGTGCAGCGGGCAGCCAGAAAGAGG gacCAGAAGGGGCCAACCTTTTCATCTACCACCTGCCACAGGAGTTTGGAGACCAGGACATTCTGCAGATGTTCATGCCTTTTGGAAATGTAGTGTCAGCCAAAGTGTTCATCGACAAACAGACCAATCTGAGCAAGTGCTTCG gTTTCGTCAGTTATGACAATCCCGTTTCCGCACAGGCAGCGATCCAGGCCATGAACGGCTTTCAGATTGGCATGAAGCGCCTAAAGGTGCAGCTGAAACGCTCCAAGAACGACAGCAAGCCCTACTGA
- the celf2 gene encoding CUGBP Elav-like family member 2 isoform X4, with translation MVSIISDLDPLKSWSVLRQDASDLSGTIQSNGTAGKMNGALEHSDQPDPDAIKMFVGQIPRSWSEKELKELFEPYGAVYQINILRDRSQNPPQSKGCCFVTFYTRKAALEAQNALHNIKTLTGMHHPIQMKPADSEKSNAVEDRKLFIGMVSKKCNENDIRVMFSAFGQIEECRILRGPDGLSRGCAFVTFSTRAMAQNAIKAMHQSQTMEGCSSPMVVKFADTQKDKEQRRLQQQLAQQMQQLNSASAWGSLTGLTGLTPQYLAVRGHTHAATPTSSAANAAAALLQQATSSSNLGAFSGIQQMAGMNALQLQNLATLAAAAAAAQSSASPSTAGALTSSTGSLGALASPAAGSTANSSAGAMSSLGSLGTLQGLAGATVGLNNINALAGSVNIAHMLSGMAALNGGLGSSALSNGSAGPMDALTQAYSGIQQYAAAALPTLYSQSLLQQQSAAGSQKEGPEGANLFIYHLPQEFGDQDILQMFMPFGNVVSAKVFIDKQTNLSKCFGFVSYDNPVSAQAAIQAMNGFQIGMKRLKVQLKRSKNDSKPY, from the exons CAACGGCACAGCTGGGAAGATGAACGGAGCGCTGGAACACTCGGACCAGCCCGATCCGGATGCCATTAAGATGTTTGTGGGCCAGATCCCGCGGTCCTGGTCCgagaaggagctgaaggagcTATTTGAGCCTTACGGAGCTGTTTACCAGATCAATATACTGAGAGACCGCAGCCAAAACCCACCGCAGAGTAaag GGTGCTGTTTTGTCACGTTCTACACACGGAAAGCGGCCCTGGAGGCCCAGAATGCACTGCACAACATAAAGACCTTAACTGGG ATGCACCACCCCATTCAGATGAAGCCTGCAGACAGTGAGAAATCAAATG CGGTGGAGGACAGGAAGCTCTTCATCGGCATGGTGTCTAAGAAGTGTAACGAGAATGATATCCGGGTCATGTTCTCTGCTTTCGGCCAGATCGAGGAGTGCCGCATCCTGAGAGGACCAGATGGACTCAGCCGAG GGTGTGCGTTTGTCACGTTTTCTACCAGGGCTATGGCACAGAATGCAATCAAAGCCATGCATCAGTCTCAGACCATGGAG ggctgCTCTTCCCCCATGGTGGTGAAGTTTGCTGACACACAGAAGGATAAGGAGCAGCGGCGTCTGCAGCAGCAGCTAGCCCAGCAGATGCAGCAGCTCAACAGCGCCTCCGCCTGGGGCAGCCTCACCGGCCTCACCGGCCTCACCCCGCAGTATCTGGCAGTAAGAGGCCACACCCACGCAGCCACGCCCACCAGCAGCGCAGCCAACGCCGCCGCCGCA CTGCTACAGCAGGCCACCTCTTCCAGTAACCTGGGAGCGTTCAGTGGTATCCAGCAGATGGCAG gtATGAATGCTCTGCAGTTACAGAATCTGGCCACTCTGGCCGCTGCTGCCGCGGCCGCTCAGAGTTCGGCCAGCCCCTCCACCGCTGGTGCCCTCACCTCCAGCACCGGGTCACTGGGAGCCCTGGCCAGCCCAG cagCAGGGTCCACGGCTAACTCCAGCGCGGGGGCCATGAGCTCTCTGGGGTCCCTGGGCACACTGCAGGGACTGGCAGGGGCCACCGTGGGCCTCAACAACATCAACGCACTAGCAGGTAGCGTCAACA TTGCTCACATGCTCTCAGGTATGGCTGCCCTGAACGGAGGGTTGGGCAGCAGTGCGCTGAGTAACGGCTCGGCCGGGCCCATGGACGCGCTCACACAGGCTTACTCAGGGATCCAGCAGTACGCTGCCGCCGCGCTGCCCACCCTGTACAGCCAGTCCCTGCTGCAGCAACAGAGTGCAGCGGGCAGCCAGAAAGAGG gacCAGAAGGGGCCAACCTTTTCATCTACCACCTGCCACAGGAGTTTGGAGACCAGGACATTCTGCAGATGTTCATGCCTTTTGGAAATGTAGTGTCAGCCAAAGTGTTCATCGACAAACAGACCAATCTGAGCAAGTGCTTCG gTTTCGTCAGTTATGACAATCCCGTTTCCGCACAGGCAGCGATCCAGGCCATGAACGGCTTTCAGATTGGCATGAAGCGCCTAAAGGTGCAGCTGAAACGCTCCAAGAACGACAGCAAGCCCTACTGA
- the celf2 gene encoding CUGBP Elav-like family member 2 isoform X7, with protein sequence MTSSYSLDFLPEMVVEGRLLTTAERINGTAGKMNGALEHSDQPDPDAIKMFVGQIPRSWSEKELKELFEPYGAVYQINILRDRSQNPPQSKGCCFVTFYTRKAALEAQNALHNIKTLTGMHHPIQMKPADSEKSNAVEDRKLFIGMVSKKCNENDIRVMFSAFGQIEECRILRGPDGLSRGCAFVTFSTRAMAQNAIKAMHQSQTMEGCSSPMVVKFADTQKDKEQRRLQQQLAQQMQQLNSASAWGSLTGLTGLTPQYLAVRGHTHAATPTSSAANAAAALLQQATSSSNLGAFSGIQQMAGMNALQLQNLATLAAAAAAAQSSASPSTAGALTSSTGSLGALASPAAGSTANSSAGAMSSLGSLGTLQGLAGATVGLNNINALAGSVNIAHMLSGMAALNGGLGSSALSNGSAGPMDALTQAYSGIQQYAAAALPTLYSQSLLQQQSAAGSQKEGPEGANLFIYHLPQEFGDQDILQMFMPFGNVVSAKVFIDKQTNLSKCFGFVSYDNPVSAQAAIQAMNGFQIGMKRLKVQLKRSKNDSKPY encoded by the exons CAACGGCACAGCTGGGAAGATGAACGGAGCGCTGGAACACTCGGACCAGCCCGATCCGGATGCCATTAAGATGTTTGTGGGCCAGATCCCGCGGTCCTGGTCCgagaaggagctgaaggagcTATTTGAGCCTTACGGAGCTGTTTACCAGATCAATATACTGAGAGACCGCAGCCAAAACCCACCGCAGAGTAaag GGTGCTGTTTTGTCACGTTCTACACACGGAAAGCGGCCCTGGAGGCCCAGAATGCACTGCACAACATAAAGACCTTAACTGGG ATGCACCACCCCATTCAGATGAAGCCTGCAGACAGTGAGAAATCAAATG CGGTGGAGGACAGGAAGCTCTTCATCGGCATGGTGTCTAAGAAGTGTAACGAGAATGATATCCGGGTCATGTTCTCTGCTTTCGGCCAGATCGAGGAGTGCCGCATCCTGAGAGGACCAGATGGACTCAGCCGAG GGTGTGCGTTTGTCACGTTTTCTACCAGGGCTATGGCACAGAATGCAATCAAAGCCATGCATCAGTCTCAGACCATGGAG ggctgCTCTTCCCCCATGGTGGTGAAGTTTGCTGACACACAGAAGGATAAGGAGCAGCGGCGTCTGCAGCAGCAGCTAGCCCAGCAGATGCAGCAGCTCAACAGCGCCTCCGCCTGGGGCAGCCTCACCGGCCTCACCGGCCTCACCCCGCAGTATCTGGCAGTAAGAGGCCACACCCACGCAGCCACGCCCACCAGCAGCGCAGCCAACGCCGCCGCCGCA CTGCTACAGCAGGCCACCTCTTCCAGTAACCTGGGAGCGTTCAGTGGTATCCAGCAGATGGCAG gtATGAATGCTCTGCAGTTACAGAATCTGGCCACTCTGGCCGCTGCTGCCGCGGCCGCTCAGAGTTCGGCCAGCCCCTCCACCGCTGGTGCCCTCACCTCCAGCACCGGGTCACTGGGAGCCCTGGCCAGCCCAG cagCAGGGTCCACGGCTAACTCCAGCGCGGGGGCCATGAGCTCTCTGGGGTCCCTGGGCACACTGCAGGGACTGGCAGGGGCCACCGTGGGCCTCAACAACATCAACGCACTAGCAGGTAGCGTCAACA TTGCTCACATGCTCTCAGGTATGGCTGCCCTGAACGGAGGGTTGGGCAGCAGTGCGCTGAGTAACGGCTCGGCCGGGCCCATGGACGCGCTCACACAGGCTTACTCAGGGATCCAGCAGTACGCTGCCGCCGCGCTGCCCACCCTGTACAGCCAGTCCCTGCTGCAGCAACAGAGTGCAGCGGGCAGCCAGAAAGAGG gacCAGAAGGGGCCAACCTTTTCATCTACCACCTGCCACAGGAGTTTGGAGACCAGGACATTCTGCAGATGTTCATGCCTTTTGGAAATGTAGTGTCAGCCAAAGTGTTCATCGACAAACAGACCAATCTGAGCAAGTGCTTCG gTTTCGTCAGTTATGACAATCCCGTTTCCGCACAGGCAGCGATCCAGGCCATGAACGGCTTTCAGATTGGCATGAAGCGCCTAAAGGTGCAGCTGAAACGCTCCAAGAACGACAGCAAGCCCTACTGA
- the celf2 gene encoding CUGBP Elav-like family member 2 isoform X10: MLEHSSERGFVPGVCVDSMRYPSATSNPMTAPSSEEPLLSNGTAGKMNGALEHSDQPDPDAIKMFVGQIPRSWSEKELKELFEPYGAVYQINILRDRSQNPPQSKGCCFVTFYTRKAALEAQNALHNIKTLTGMHHPIQMKPADSEKSNAVEDRKLFIGMVSKKCNENDIRVMFSAFGQIEECRILRGPDGLSRGCAFVTFSTRAMAQNAIKAMHQSQTMEGCSSPMVVKFADTQKDKEQRRLQQQLAQQMQQLNSASAWGSLTGLTGLTPQYLALLQQATSSSNLGAFSGIQQMAGMNALQLQNLATLAAAAAAAQSSASPSTAGALTSSTGSLGALASPAAGSTANSSAGAMSSLGSLGTLQGLAGATVGLNNINALAGSVNSMAALNGGLGSSALSNGSAGPMDALTQAYSGIQQYAAAALPTLYSQSLLQQQSAAGSQKEGPEGANLFIYHLPQEFGDQDILQMFMPFGNVVSAKVFIDKQTNLSKCFGFVSYDNPVSAQAAIQAMNGFQIGMKRLKVQLKRSKNDSKPY, encoded by the exons CAACGGCACAGCTGGGAAGATGAACGGAGCGCTGGAACACTCGGACCAGCCCGATCCGGATGCCATTAAGATGTTTGTGGGCCAGATCCCGCGGTCCTGGTCCgagaaggagctgaaggagcTATTTGAGCCTTACGGAGCTGTTTACCAGATCAATATACTGAGAGACCGCAGCCAAAACCCACCGCAGAGTAaag GGTGCTGTTTTGTCACGTTCTACACACGGAAAGCGGCCCTGGAGGCCCAGAATGCACTGCACAACATAAAGACCTTAACTGGG ATGCACCACCCCATTCAGATGAAGCCTGCAGACAGTGAGAAATCAAATG CGGTGGAGGACAGGAAGCTCTTCATCGGCATGGTGTCTAAGAAGTGTAACGAGAATGATATCCGGGTCATGTTCTCTGCTTTCGGCCAGATCGAGGAGTGCCGCATCCTGAGAGGACCAGATGGACTCAGCCGAG GGTGTGCGTTTGTCACGTTTTCTACCAGGGCTATGGCACAGAATGCAATCAAAGCCATGCATCAGTCTCAGACCATGGAG ggctgCTCTTCCCCCATGGTGGTGAAGTTTGCTGACACACAGAAGGATAAGGAGCAGCGGCGTCTGCAGCAGCAGCTAGCCCAGCAGATGCAGCAGCTCAACAGCGCCTCCGCCTGGGGCAGCCTCACCGGCCTCACCGGCCTCACCCCGCAGTATCTGGCA CTGCTACAGCAGGCCACCTCTTCCAGTAACCTGGGAGCGTTCAGTGGTATCCAGCAGATGGCAG gtATGAATGCTCTGCAGTTACAGAATCTGGCCACTCTGGCCGCTGCTGCCGCGGCCGCTCAGAGTTCGGCCAGCCCCTCCACCGCTGGTGCCCTCACCTCCAGCACCGGGTCACTGGGAGCCCTGGCCAGCCCAG cagCAGGGTCCACGGCTAACTCCAGCGCGGGGGCCATGAGCTCTCTGGGGTCCCTGGGCACACTGCAGGGACTGGCAGGGGCCACCGTGGGCCTCAACAACATCAACGCACTAGCAGGTAGCGTCAACA GTATGGCTGCCCTGAACGGAGGGTTGGGCAGCAGTGCGCTGAGTAACGGCTCGGCCGGGCCCATGGACGCGCTCACACAGGCTTACTCAGGGATCCAGCAGTACGCTGCCGCCGCGCTGCCCACCCTGTACAGCCAGTCCCTGCTGCAGCAACAGAGTGCAGCGGGCAGCCAGAAAGAGG gacCAGAAGGGGCCAACCTTTTCATCTACCACCTGCCACAGGAGTTTGGAGACCAGGACATTCTGCAGATGTTCATGCCTTTTGGAAATGTAGTGTCAGCCAAAGTGTTCATCGACAAACAGACCAATCTGAGCAAGTGCTTCG gTTTCGTCAGTTATGACAATCCCGTTTCCGCACAGGCAGCGATCCAGGCCATGAACGGCTTTCAGATTGGCATGAAGCGCCTAAAGGTGCAGCTGAAACGCTCCAAGAACGACAGCAAGCCCTACTGA
- the celf2 gene encoding CUGBP Elav-like family member 2 isoform X17: MLEHSSERGFVPGVCVDSMRYPSATSNPMTAPSSEEPLLSNGTAGKMNGALEHSDQPDPDAIKMFVGQIPRSWSEKELKELFEPYGAVYQINILRDRSQNPPQSKGCCFVTFYTRKAALEAQNALHNIKTLTGMHHPIQMKPADSEKSNAVEDRKLFIGMVSKKCNENDIRVMFSAFGQIEECRILRGPDGLSRGCAFVTFSTRAMAQNAIKAMHQSQTMEGCSSPMVVKFADTQKDKEQRRLQQQLAQQMQQLNSASAWGSLTGLTGLTPQYLALLQQATSSSNLGAFSGIQQMAAGSTANSSAGAMSSLGSLGTLQGLAGATVGLNNINALAGSVNIAHMLSGMAALNGGLGSSALSNGSAGPMDALTQAYSGIQQYAAAALPTLYSQSLLQQQSAAGSQKEGPEGANLFIYHLPQEFGDQDILQMFMPFGNVVSAKVFIDKQTNLSKCFGFVSYDNPVSAQAAIQAMNGFQIGMKRLKVQLKRSKNDSKPY, translated from the exons CAACGGCACAGCTGGGAAGATGAACGGAGCGCTGGAACACTCGGACCAGCCCGATCCGGATGCCATTAAGATGTTTGTGGGCCAGATCCCGCGGTCCTGGTCCgagaaggagctgaaggagcTATTTGAGCCTTACGGAGCTGTTTACCAGATCAATATACTGAGAGACCGCAGCCAAAACCCACCGCAGAGTAaag GGTGCTGTTTTGTCACGTTCTACACACGGAAAGCGGCCCTGGAGGCCCAGAATGCACTGCACAACATAAAGACCTTAACTGGG ATGCACCACCCCATTCAGATGAAGCCTGCAGACAGTGAGAAATCAAATG CGGTGGAGGACAGGAAGCTCTTCATCGGCATGGTGTCTAAGAAGTGTAACGAGAATGATATCCGGGTCATGTTCTCTGCTTTCGGCCAGATCGAGGAGTGCCGCATCCTGAGAGGACCAGATGGACTCAGCCGAG GGTGTGCGTTTGTCACGTTTTCTACCAGGGCTATGGCACAGAATGCAATCAAAGCCATGCATCAGTCTCAGACCATGGAG ggctgCTCTTCCCCCATGGTGGTGAAGTTTGCTGACACACAGAAGGATAAGGAGCAGCGGCGTCTGCAGCAGCAGCTAGCCCAGCAGATGCAGCAGCTCAACAGCGCCTCCGCCTGGGGCAGCCTCACCGGCCTCACCGGCCTCACCCCGCAGTATCTGGCA CTGCTACAGCAGGCCACCTCTTCCAGTAACCTGGGAGCGTTCAGTGGTATCCAGCAGATGGCAG CAGGGTCCACGGCTAACTCCAGCGCGGGGGCCATGAGCTCTCTGGGGTCCCTGGGCACACTGCAGGGACTGGCAGGGGCCACCGTGGGCCTCAACAACATCAACGCACTAGCAGGTAGCGTCAACA TTGCTCACATGCTCTCAGGTATGGCTGCCCTGAACGGAGGGTTGGGCAGCAGTGCGCTGAGTAACGGCTCGGCCGGGCCCATGGACGCGCTCACACAGGCTTACTCAGGGATCCAGCAGTACGCTGCCGCCGCGCTGCCCACCCTGTACAGCCAGTCCCTGCTGCAGCAACAGAGTGCAGCGGGCAGCCAGAAAGAGG gacCAGAAGGGGCCAACCTTTTCATCTACCACCTGCCACAGGAGTTTGGAGACCAGGACATTCTGCAGATGTTCATGCCTTTTGGAAATGTAGTGTCAGCCAAAGTGTTCATCGACAAACAGACCAATCTGAGCAAGTGCTTCG gTTTCGTCAGTTATGACAATCCCGTTTCCGCACAGGCAGCGATCCAGGCCATGAACGGCTTTCAGATTGGCATGAAGCGCCTAAAGGTGCAGCTGAAACGCTCCAAGAACGACAGCAAGCCCTACTGA
- the celf2 gene encoding CUGBP Elav-like family member 2 isoform X16 — protein MTSSYSLDFLPEMVVEGRLLTTAERINGTAGKMNGALEHSDQPDPDAIKMFVGQIPRSWSEKELKELFEPYGAVYQINILRDRSQNPPQSKGCCFVTFYTRKAALEAQNALHNIKTLTGMHHPIQMKPADSEKSNAVEDRKLFIGMVSKKCNENDIRVMFSAFGQIEECRILRGPDGLSRGCAFVTFSTRAMAQNAIKAMHQSQTMEGCSSPMVVKFADTQKDKEQRRLQQQLAQQMQQLNSASAWGSLTGLTGLTPQYLAVRGHTHAATPTSSAANAAAALLQQATSSSNLGAFSGIQQMAAGSTANSSAGAMSSLGSLGTLQGLAGATVGLNNINALAGSVNSMAALNGGLGSSALSNGSAGPMDALTQAYSGIQQYAAAALPTLYSQSLLQQQSAAGSQKEGPEGANLFIYHLPQEFGDQDILQMFMPFGNVVSAKVFIDKQTNLSKCFGFVSYDNPVSAQAAIQAMNGFQIGMKRLKVQLKRSKNDSKPY, from the exons CAACGGCACAGCTGGGAAGATGAACGGAGCGCTGGAACACTCGGACCAGCCCGATCCGGATGCCATTAAGATGTTTGTGGGCCAGATCCCGCGGTCCTGGTCCgagaaggagctgaaggagcTATTTGAGCCTTACGGAGCTGTTTACCAGATCAATATACTGAGAGACCGCAGCCAAAACCCACCGCAGAGTAaag GGTGCTGTTTTGTCACGTTCTACACACGGAAAGCGGCCCTGGAGGCCCAGAATGCACTGCACAACATAAAGACCTTAACTGGG ATGCACCACCCCATTCAGATGAAGCCTGCAGACAGTGAGAAATCAAATG CGGTGGAGGACAGGAAGCTCTTCATCGGCATGGTGTCTAAGAAGTGTAACGAGAATGATATCCGGGTCATGTTCTCTGCTTTCGGCCAGATCGAGGAGTGCCGCATCCTGAGAGGACCAGATGGACTCAGCCGAG GGTGTGCGTTTGTCACGTTTTCTACCAGGGCTATGGCACAGAATGCAATCAAAGCCATGCATCAGTCTCAGACCATGGAG ggctgCTCTTCCCCCATGGTGGTGAAGTTTGCTGACACACAGAAGGATAAGGAGCAGCGGCGTCTGCAGCAGCAGCTAGCCCAGCAGATGCAGCAGCTCAACAGCGCCTCCGCCTGGGGCAGCCTCACCGGCCTCACCGGCCTCACCCCGCAGTATCTGGCAGTAAGAGGCCACACCCACGCAGCCACGCCCACCAGCAGCGCAGCCAACGCCGCCGCCGCA CTGCTACAGCAGGCCACCTCTTCCAGTAACCTGGGAGCGTTCAGTGGTATCCAGCAGATGGCAG CAGGGTCCACGGCTAACTCCAGCGCGGGGGCCATGAGCTCTCTGGGGTCCCTGGGCACACTGCAGGGACTGGCAGGGGCCACCGTGGGCCTCAACAACATCAACGCACTAGCAGGTAGCGTCAACA GTATGGCTGCCCTGAACGGAGGGTTGGGCAGCAGTGCGCTGAGTAACGGCTCGGCCGGGCCCATGGACGCGCTCACACAGGCTTACTCAGGGATCCAGCAGTACGCTGCCGCCGCGCTGCCCACCCTGTACAGCCAGTCCCTGCTGCAGCAACAGAGTGCAGCGGGCAGCCAGAAAGAGG gacCAGAAGGGGCCAACCTTTTCATCTACCACCTGCCACAGGAGTTTGGAGACCAGGACATTCTGCAGATGTTCATGCCTTTTGGAAATGTAGTGTCAGCCAAAGTGTTCATCGACAAACAGACCAATCTGAGCAAGTGCTTCG gTTTCGTCAGTTATGACAATCCCGTTTCCGCACAGGCAGCGATCCAGGCCATGAACGGCTTTCAGATTGGCATGAAGCGCCTAAAGGTGCAGCTGAAACGCTCCAAGAACGACAGCAAGCCCTACTGA